In Candidatus Defluviilinea proxima, a single genomic region encodes these proteins:
- a CDS encoding transposase produces the protein MPYARKDLLTWQKGMYYHIYNRGAHQTSIFREPKNYLFVIAKIKEYSQANNISMIAYSLMPTHYHMLGRQDGDEPAGNLPQFVFNSYTKAYNKMYDHSGTLFEGRFRAKPIQNSSHLLHLCRYIHGNPVKDGLVVEPSDWQWSNYLEWIGERNGSLVDREFIERQFGSAQEYRKFVFQYLKTLDLPDDVQKFLDELMK, from the coding sequence ATGCCCTACGCCCGAAAAGACCTGCTCACCTGGCAAAAGGGAATGTATTACCACATCTACAACCGCGGTGCGCACCAGACGAGTATTTTCAGAGAGCCAAAGAACTACCTCTTTGTCATCGCAAAGATCAAAGAGTATAGCCAGGCAAATAACATCAGCATGATCGCATACTCCCTCATGCCCACCCACTATCACATGCTGGGCAGGCAGGATGGAGATGAACCCGCAGGCAACCTCCCGCAATTCGTCTTTAACAGTTACACCAAAGCCTACAACAAAATGTACGACCATAGTGGCACTCTTTTCGAAGGACGTTTCCGCGCAAAACCCATCCAGAATAGTTCCCATCTCCTGCACCTGTGTCGCTACATCCACGGCAATCCCGTCAAAGACGGGCTGGTCGTCGAACCGTCAGATTGGCAATGGTCGAATTACCTTGAATGGATCGGAGAACGCAACGGCTCACTCGTGGACCGTGAGTTTATCGAACGTCAATTTGGCAGTGCACAGGAATACAGGAAATTCGTTTTCCAATACCTGAAAACCCTCGACCTGCCCGACGATGTGCAAAAATTTCTGGATGAGCTAATGAAATAA